The Gemmatimonadota bacterium DNA window GATGCATTTCCCCCTGGAACCTGCCCCTCTACCTGCTGACGTGGAAGATCGCGCCGGCCCTTGCCGCCGGCAACTGCGTGATCGGCAAGCCCTCGGAACTGACGCCCACGACCGCGTTCCTGCTGTCCAGGATATGCATCGAAGCGGGACTACCCGCCGGGGTGCTGAACATCGTGCACGGACACGGCCACAAGGCGGGCGCCGCCGTGGCAGACCATCCCGGCATTCCGGTCGTTTCCTTCACGGGCGGGACGGCGACGGGCAGGAGCATCGCCGCCCCGCGCCCGCCCGCCCAGTAAAGGGGGGGGCAGGGGGTGGGGGGGGAGGACCCCCCAAAAATGGTATACGGGGGGNNNNNNNNNNGCGGTGTGTCCCTCGCCGTCGGTGTTTGTGGGTTTCGCCGGGGGGGGGGGGGGGTCGGGGCGCTGGCGTTGGGGGGGGGCGGCCGCGCCGAACTTCAAGCGGGTCTCCCTGGAGCTGGGCGGCAAGAACCCGAATATCGTCTTCGCGGACTGTCCCTACGAGGATACCCTGCAGACCGCCCTGCTGTCCTCCTTTTCCAACCAGGGAGAGATCTGCCTGTGCGGTCCGCGCATCCTCATCGAACGGCCCCTGTACGAGACCTTCCGGGACGATTTCGTCGAACGGACCCGCGGGCTGGCCGTCGGGGATCCGAGGGATACCGGCAACCGGCTCGGTGCCGTCGTGTCCGAGGCGCATATGGACAAGATCCTGTCCTACGTGGAACTGGCCAGGGAAGAAGGCGGGCGGGTCCTCTGCGGCGGGCAACGGGTGCGGGTGAACGGCCGCTGCAAGGACGGGTGGTTCGTCGCGCCCACTGTAATCGAGGGCCTGTCGCCGGACTGCCGGACCAACCAGGAAGAGATCTTCGGTCCCGTGGTGACGCTCCTGCCCTTCGATTCCGACGACGAAGCGGTGGACCAGGCCAACGGCACGCCCTACGGCCTGGCCGCCATGGTCTGGACCGACAACCTGGGCCGCGCCCACCGCGTGGCCGAA harbors:
- a CDS encoding aldehyde dehydrogenase family protein, whose protein sequence is AVCPSPSVFVGFAGGGGGSGRWRWGGAAAPNFKRVSLELGGKNPNIVFADCPYEDTLQTALLSSFSNQGEICLCGPRILIERPLYETFRDDFVERTRGLAVGDPRDTGNRLGAVVSEAHMDKILSYVELAREEGGRVLCGGQRVRVNGRCKDGWFVAPTVIEGLSPDCRTNQEEIFGPVVTLLPFDSDDEAVDQANGTPYGLAAMVWTDNLGRAHRVAERLHAGIIWINCWMLRDLRTPFGGMKQSGVGREGGFEALRFFTEPKNVCIKM